The sequence tatttttaataataatagtaatgataaaaataataagaacgataattttatctaaatcaatatcttataatattttaatttcatcatgatactctcactcattatttcctaatcgtttcatttaatagcttttaatcatcttttatatcgtgttcataataatgataataatagtaatcaaaataattaggtgttacaaatatttgttttaattacactaatattaataatgatagttactataacattattaacgataatactaataattatcttaatgataatatagtaataataataataacaataacaataaccatttttaaataatgatatatatatatatatatatatatatatatatatatatatatatatatatatatatatatatatatatatatatattaataatgataataataataataatactaataataataataataataataattggataataataataataataattggataataataataataatactaattataactttaacgataataacgatagtaataataacaatttttaatgataaatcccttttatcgataaagataataataagataaaactagaacgacgataaaaaccgacgataataataatcatttttaataaaaataccgaaaattcaattaattataacttctaatccgttcatcgaaaccattcaatatctaaaggaaaagttcttaatttttcgctagctttccaaggacatgcatatcttataccttatctcaaccgcaattgtaactaattcaagattcaacctaacctgtctaagggcaatatcaaaagtacaagcatgcataattctaaatactcgagcactagtcagggatacactattagtatgtaaaagttaaattatgagtactcacgtatcaatattgagattcaatattgcaggaaaggtacttagatgcaacggaaatgataaacactatattgacctcacgagcatacccatgaaccatactcaatcacctccatagctataacccataatttccttaatcctatcctactcgaaaaacaatttcgaaatcactcggacagcactccgtcgtaatattttatgtatacgaataatatcttgaaataatacggagtaaatatatatatgtaaatcgattgagagagtttagagaaaaatattttcaagtttctatgaaataatgaaaactattgaattctatttataatagatttttgaattattaaagtgaattattgaagtatgaattattaaagtgaattattaaagtatgaattattaaagtgaattattaaagtatgaattattaaagtgaattattaaagtatgaattattaaagtggattattaaagtatgaattattaaagtgaattattaaagttaaagtaaagtaaaaataaagtaaaggtaaagtttaagtatagtaaaagtataaaactatgtacgtataatacgcgtataaatatatataatattaatttaaattgttatatatatttaataaaataaaatataaatattgttatctttatcatactagttaagtaatgagttgtcaaaagtggttctagatatttataaaagttatatacgttttaataataaagttctttttaaactgaaaacgtttttgtacgtttgaaactaaatagatcaatcgagtctttatgagattcaatcttccactatcctttgtctagttctcagtgattgacaatttgttcttatttataaatcactttaccattttccgaatattgttaaaatggaaagatttctcaaatcaacgtgggcctttcaacagagacttgtaatcataatttaatatatctgataattcaatcatttgatcttatcttctaattccattgataaacattttgaaacagatacaatcatataaagtatttaatctaatattttgtttacgtttcaagttataatatatatacacatatacatatataatcatattcgtttaatggttcgtgaatcgttggaacttggtcgaggttaaatgaatgtatgaacatagtttaaaactcttgaaatttaacttaacaaatattgcttatcgtgtcggaaacatataaagattaaagtttaaatttggttgaaaatttccgggttgtcacatgtcaGCGCATGCTGGTTCTTGGTTGCGCTCAATGTTCTTGAGCTTGTTTTGTCTGCACTACCTTTAATGGCGCATTTGTTCGTTCATCTAATAATTTTATCACGTGAGCATCACGTGTAAAGCAAAACACGATAGGTTCAGGTATGCGTATCATTATATACGTATTTCTCACCTACGGTTTCATAATAGTGAGTAGTTTAATCGAACCGTTGACGACCCTTTCCAAGAGCACCACATGATATGTTGCTGCTAGTGAGGTTGGAAACAAGGGCAAATCATATATAGGCAAGGAAGAGGCTATTGCCCTCCTAAAATTTTAAGAAGTAATGAAATTTGTAGCCATTTGAGTTACATTTTACTTTAAATCAATTAATTAACATAAAAGACTCACAATTTGTATTTATCAACAATTTATCTTTTTCATAATTCTTAGTATTTTTCAACCAGAATAGATTTTAAACTAAATAAAAGTTCAATAATGCAACTTAGATTATGTAAAATTTGGATCGATATTGccaccaaaaatatatatataacaggtTATATCACCCAAATCTTAAGTTTTATATCACCCAAATAGTAAGTTCATGTTTCTTCACTGGCTTGAACATAAGGATATGAGAATAAAAGTTAATAGACAATCTTGGGTTGGTTCGAACAAGAATAACCAGTTAAAAGCATAAGTTACTCAAAATGCAAAAGGTATGATCTTGAAATTACAAACTAGTGCCCTACTTTCTTTGTACTCCATCTACACGCATCTTTGAACACAATATACATGCACCCGGTTCATCTTTGAAGAGAAAAACATAAACTACGTGCAGTAGTCACACTTTATAACCAATACAAGTAGGCATTCATAAGAAagtaaagaaaacaaaagtagtacaGCAAGATTCCCATTGTATAATACATGAAGGGACCCTTCTCCAAAATGGAACAATTTGTTTTCATGTGGTAAACTATATCATCAAGATACCACTTTCCATATATATTCCTTTTGGGATAAATCAATGCACCATAAAGAGTTTAATTATAAAACTTATAATCTTATATTCACGAATTAATGCAATCAACAACAAATTAATTTAAGAAAATGACAAATGCAAACATTCAGATGTTGTAGTCCCTGCCACTGCACTAAAAGGTTGGGGCTAAAATCCATGTGTTTATATATCAAAATGGAAAAATTACACCATACCCCACAAGAATTACTGACACCGTGATGCATAGTAGCAGTTAGTGCAGTCCAGTGTGTAAATAgtgatagttatatttttgttgcaGAAGAAGCTTCTAATATGTCACAGTACACAAATCAATGAAAATTAAAACTCTTTTACACATAGTCAGAAATTTATTTACCCAACTGTTACTGCAATAAGCTAAAACCAACTGATCCAGATTTAAATTTGTGACAGTAATTATTAATTTGATCATGTTCATTTGCTTGCAGCTAAGTACAATTATGGCTTTAATCTAACCCACTGGTACCTACCTTCCATCGGTACATCATTCACGATATCGTAATTGTACCTGATCATTTAACAATATATAATTAGTACACCCGTACGTATAATCAATTGTACTGTTTGATATATCATTTGTTAATAGAATATATCATTCATTCAACAGTAGTTTTTAACCTAAAGTGCATGAATTTTAGGCTATTTACTTACTTGTCCATGAAccgtttttcttctttcttttctgcAATTGAGAAAAACTCATCTATCTCGGCAGCCGTGGGACAATTCGACACCGTTATCGGTTTACGACAGGATGCAGCGGCCAATTTTGAGCTTGTTTTTTTCTTCAGTGTTGAAGATGACTCCATTTCGTCTGAATCTAAACAAATCTCACTTGATGCACTGGCCTCTTTACTAAAAAATTACGCACACACGAAATGAAAAAACTATACAGGTGAATTTATAGAGAATATGAAGTGATAACAGAAATTAAGAGCTTAATGTATTTAATTTTCAGTTTCACAACTCAAGTAaatttaaaataaattaataagGATTTAAAAATAGTTAACGTACCTGAAACCGTCATTGCTACACATGGAGGTTTCAGATTCGAAACGAAGCTCCACCTGTAAATAAACATTCATTctcatttatattaatataatattaatgaataaTGAATAATGAATTTTTACAATTCAATTCGCAGTAATAATTTTATAGGCATCATCATTTACATTTATTATGTTCAAAACTGAGAAATCAAAAATTCACTTCTCTAATTGAAGCATTTCTATAAGACGatgaatatataagtatataatttAAATTTTACTAAATATACTCACTAGACAGTTATATACAGCGTATCATTTTGAATTTTGAACATTACCTTCAGATCTAAGCTAAAGTCATTTTCGAAACGTGAAGACGGTGAAGCATGATAACAGCTAACGGATTCCGGCGTAGAAACAACCGTATCCGACAAACTCACGTTGAGATCATTCTGACAATCATTTTCCGGCTGAATTACCTTCTGATGATCTCCGTGATCGAATTTTCGTTTCTTATCAGAACCGGAGCTTGTGGTATAAGTATCTCTGCGCCTCCGTACGCCGCCGTGAGATTGTGAACCTGAAATTTGATCGGTGATTTTGCATCTCTTATTGGTATCCATCATATCATATTACAGGTTTTGTCTATGGACCAAAAGAGTGGTAGTAGTAGGCCGTTTAGGAGAGAGAATAAATGAGTAGTGATAGATAtgcatatagatatatagatattgaAATCGGACGGTGGAAAGGCATTGAGTTTGTTATTTTTGTTAAGAATGTGCGCGCAGTGTGAACTGAAAATTCTGTcactttctaaaaaaaaaaaaaaaaaaaagatatatccACCACTATTTTTTATATATCCACCATCACACTGCATTATTTACATGTACGGTACAATTATGCAATGCATATTTTTTGGTGGATGAATAAAAAATAATAGTAGATTTATCATTGCCCTTTAAAAAATACTGACCCGTTTTTTGTAGTAATGTATTTTAATCTATctattctatattatatatatatataatataataataaaagttaaaataaatcaTTTTTAGATAGCAAAACTATCTATTAAATTAATTATCAATGATTTAGACCCTTAATTTTCTCCTATTTTTTTTAATGACTTCGTAATCCTAACATTGAATTGTTTGATTACAAAACTACCCTTATACAAAAAAAACTTCTATTTATGAATAATTATCTAATACGAAGTAGAAGAAAATATCATTCAACGAATAGTTAATGAATTATTTCCTGAGAGTTCGTTTGTGTTCATTTTCTATTAAATAACAAACTATCATTTCCACttataatttgtatttatataggAGCTCAAGAAATTTAGTTTAATATTACATACTTATGATCATTTGTTAATTAGGagtttaaaaaattaaaatataaaattgaactTAGTACTTACAACCGAACATACGGATGTTCACTGTTGTATCATGGGTTTATTACTCTCCGGTTTTTTTATGTTTTGCTTTTCATAAAACTTGCAACAACTATAACTTATAAAATACATACTGTTATAGATTGAATATGTACCAACAATTTTGACATGTGGAGATTATTTGAGGcacatttttttataataatagaaTGTAATGTATATGTAACCTGAACTCGGAGAATGAAGAGATAGAAGGATAATGAGGtcagaaataaatttttttttactggAGTTACACTTTTCAGCTTATTTAAAGGGCTAGAAAAATAATTCGATCTATACACACATTCTTAATGTGAAGGTGTTGCATTTGGCGGGTCAGAAACATATCAAAATGGGTTTCGACATAAATGGGTAATATTTTTGCAATCGTCTTCACTTgtgtgatattttttttttctttcgttgAACAAGTTCGTATATGTATTTATTCCTAATGTTCAAATTCATACTAAAGATTGTTTATTTGTAAATACTAGATGCTTGAATCTAAtgttttgatagtgctccaaatgaacatatatttagtcgcaatatcatctctATAtgtaagtttttagttgtaattattatatttttaagttgcaatcgtttaaataaataaatgagaagacgaagcatgaagattaaagaagtgaaaaaaagtgtcactaaagcctgaaaagtgccactaaagccatagtgcactcaaaagtgccactaaaagtgagttaaagacttgcgcggattttgggagttaaggaaaataattttttgtgcaaattacaaattgcaaaacgcaaagtacaaaatatctacgcgtacgaaaggacgttcgaaaattcagaaccgagacATACGAGaatcaacgcgcgagacaacggatctaaaattacaagtctactatgcacaagaatataatataatatatatataattatataaaattatatatattatattatatattaaataaatcaagcagcccacgtttaattgaaggatgtatgctggccagcctgtccatgcgatcgcatgaaaataacaaagggaacccatgcgatcgcatggctcccaaactCAGATCACATCTATAAAAGGACAGCGAATTGGACGAGTAATATACACTCTTCACtctttctttcttcctctgtaaagaattatatatttatatttataatattaagtttaatttaagtttaataataattaggttaatgtaagaaatgttttaaggtttttaaagtcggaactctgtccgtgtaacgctacgcgataaataatcactgtaagctatgtttttcctttttcaattaatgtatcgtaactaagttattattatgcttatttgagccgaagtatcgtggtgttagactaaatattaagacggggttattggattttgtaccataattcgggtttggacaaaagaccgacacttgtggacattggactatggactattaatagatgggggtattgtctaatcgaatgacaactcattggaatctgtcgaacctatcttcaaattagttaatcaaataattattaaatgattatgcatgtcctatttagtgacgtttataagacatcttttacgatcatttaattaattattcgggttgggtaattgattattcaaactgatcaagtgggtaaattaat comes from Rutidosis leptorrhynchoides isolate AG116_Rl617_1_P2 chromosome 4, CSIRO_AGI_Rlap_v1, whole genome shotgun sequence and encodes:
- the LOC139845387 gene encoding cyclin-dependent kinase inhibitor 7-like isoform X1; this translates as MMDTNKRCKITDQISGSQSHGGVRRRRDTYTTSSGSDKKRKFDHGDHQKVIQPENDCQNDLNVSLSDTVVSTPESVSCYHASPSSRFENDFSLDLKVELRFESETSMCSNDGFSKEASASSEICLDSDEMESSSTLKKKTSSKLAAASCRKPITVSNCPTAAEIDEFFSIAEKKEEKRFMDKYNYDIVNDVPMEGRYQWVRLKP
- the LOC139845387 gene encoding cyclin-dependent kinase inhibitor 7-like isoform X2; the protein is MMDTNKRCKITDQISGSQSHGGVRRRRDTYTTSSGSDKKRKFDHGDHQKVIQPENDCQNDLNVELRFESETSMCSNDGFSKEASASSEICLDSDEMESSSTLKKKTSSKLAAASCRKPITVSNCPTAAEIDEFFSIAEKKEEKRFMDKYNYDIVNDVPMEGRYQWVRLKP